ttcgtgccgagcttggccacaaactcttggaactttctgtcagtgaattgggtgccattgtcggtgactATAGCCTGTGGTACCCCGgaccgagcgagtatgtttcgtttgtagaaacggagcacgttttgagacgtgatcttggcgagcgcttcggcttctatccatttcgtgaagtaatccacaGCGACCACTAGGTATTTATTCTGGTACGAGCCaaccgggaaaggtccgaggaggtccattccccaggtggagaagggCCAGGGCGAGGAGAGAGATTTAAGTTCGTTTGGGGGAGCCAAGTGCATGTCGGCATGACGCTGACACTTGTCGCATTTCCGGACATGTTCTTTGgcgtcttgctgcatggtcggccaatagtaaCCGGCTCTGAGAGCTTTCCTCGCTAGTGACCGGCCGCCGAGATGTTGGCCGTTGATCCCCTCGTGGAGCTCTTGGAGTATCTCAAATGCTTGCGAGGCGTCAACACATTTATggagagggatggagaagcctcgtcggtatagtTTGTCCTCGATGATAGTGTACGAACGGGCTCGTCTCTTAATAGCTGAAGCTTCCTTCGCGTCAGCGGGAAGCTCTTCTTTGGTGAGGAAGTTatataccggggtcatccagcaatggtcgtccccgatagcgaaTACTTGTAGAGCTTGCGCATTTTTGCTTATGCTCGGTCTGGGCAAGATTTCTTGGATTACCGACTTGTTTCCacctttctttctcgtgctcgcaagtttggataaTATGTCAGCGCGTGAGTTATGTTCCCGGGGAATGTGCGCGACATCTGCCTTTGAGAATCTTTTCATTTTCTCTTTGACGAGAGTGagatactcggctagtgtgtcgtttttggATTGGTAATCGTCGCTGACTTGGGAGGCGACGAGCTGGGAGTCAGTATAAATCATGACCTCTCGAGCCCCTACGTCTTCAGCGAGACGCAGGCCCGCTAGGAGAGCctcgtattcggcctggttgttcgacgtggtaAAAGATAAGACCAGGGATACTTCGATGATGAGCCCCTCGTCGTTTTCTAGGATGATGCCGGCTCCACTTCCCGAGTTGCTCGAAGCGCCATCTacatagatggtccacttatttTCGGTGGGAGTCGGGCAATTGGAAATCGaggtcatctcggccacgaaaaCGGCGAGCGCTTGGGCTTTCAGTGCCTTCCTACCCTCGTACTGTATGTCGAAttcggatagctcgagggaccatcttagcattctcccggccatgtctggtcggctgagaagttgtttgatgggttGGTATGTCCGGACGACaatggtgtgggcgaggaagtagtacctcagcctCCTGGCAGCCGTTATTAGGGCTAGCGCGACTTTCTCTATCTGTTGATAtcgcacctcgggcccttgtaggtaggggtgtgcatggatcaaaaaccaaaccaaattgaaccatttatatgatttggtttgaattttaaaaccatttttataaaaccggtttattttttaaaaatcggTTTATATGCGGATCGGTTTGGTTTTAaaccggtttttaaaaaaaaaaacaaattttaaaaaaattggttttaaacTGGTTTGTCTCAATATCAATTCAATAGATTTTtcacataaattattttatttattttgaattaatatcaacttttttaaaatcaattaaatacttaaaaccaattacattttaattaatttaacgtaACACATAACATAATGTAACTTAACTTAACTTAACGTTAGTTGAAGTGGTACTGGAGAatataaattatttcatattttttgtgTGGTAGTAGTTATGAATAACCTTATGTTTTTTCTAAACTATGTGGATATGGAAAGAAAAAGAGATAAAGATGCACATAAACTTGAAAAAATTTATGTTTGTGAAACTGTTAAACAATCAGCTATGTCACTTGATATTATAATTTCTATATAACATAATTAGCACTTGATATTATAATTTCTATATAACATAATTAGTTATATCACTTGATATTTGCAAAGGTGTGATTTCTATAACCAGGATTTTAGTTTCTCTTACTATAAACAAGCATTGGtatacttcaattaattattaaatatagaaacagtatataaacaatactacttttatttatcaattaattatttaatattaatttaaaacaatACTTTAAACAATCAGTTTGCAAAACTAATTGGATCAAAATATCAAAAAGTATGGTTTAAATATGGATTCAAAAAGTATGCTTtgcaaatatataaatttaatacataACAAAATTTGGATATCTAATAACTAAACCATATTATTATTGTGGGTACCGGTTTATATTTGGATAATAAAATGGATACCCACTATTAGATTTTAACATTTGGATTGGATTTTAAAAAGTGGAACAATTTGGATACCAATTTGGTTATGGATAACCggtttttttgcacacccctacttgtagggctttgcttgtGAAGTATACTGGCTTCTGTCCGTCTTCCGCTTCTCGGATCAAggccgcgctggccgcctcgtttgagacggccaggtaGAGATATAGAATCTCGTCGCTATCTGGCCGGGAGAGGACGGGCGGCTTGGAGAGCGCTTGTTTGAGATGGGACAGTGCTTgctcgcactcctcggaccattcgaaggtcgCTTCTTTCCGAAGCAACTTGAAAAATGGGagggcatgctgggcggatttcgcgacgaagcgggatagtgccgtgagcattccgtttaatacttggatagattttttattgttaggggtAGGAAGTgccgagaatgctcggcatttatcggggttggcttctattcctcgctcgATTAGATAGAAGCCGAGGAACTTGCccgcccgtactccgaaggtgcacttgtaacgcccggaaattcgattattcgcttaatctagacgttcggagtgtatagtgaagttttcgtattttgagactatttagtcggtattagtttgggatagcggatcgatatttaatcatgagttttgatattttcagtattaaaaatattattggaataatatttgaagttttgggaattttctgtgtaattaagattagactggaaatatgatatattggtcgaatttggattgtcggtgttatttaagggcacatttggaattattgaattgaagtcggaaaataatattaagaataatattatttacaagtcggaatttattatattgttggaatattaattaaaggtgatataattgattatttgagttatatattttattgggcctaagttggtttgTGAAAAATAGTGTGAAGGCCAAACCCAATTGCAAAGaataaaatagggttttagagatggggaagagtagtgttgtcatttgggagaaaacaaatttgaagagaaagagacaagttttggggaagaagaagaagcttggagATTTCTACCCATGGTGTCAAATGAAGATGCAATTGGAAACCCATTGaattgcttccattgataaggcaagggtggggttctcttcctataatggggcttatgaaactttGTATGAGAGGAATTgagtgtgtagatttattgcatttgcTTGTAATTATTTGTGGCTGGAAATTAGGATCTAGACTATTGCTTTGTTGTGTTATATTATTACCGAAATGCTGAGTTTCTGTCATTACTGTTGTTGCTATTTATACTGTTTGTGTATACTGTAAGCACATGGGAAGGCCacgatttctttttaaatttctGGTGATGGTTCTGTGGTGTCTTCTTTTGTTTTGCTCTTTTATGAACAAAATTACTAATCTGGTACTTGATCCTTATTGTCTTTTGTTTCACCTACTAAAAGTTacatttgattaattatattgcATCTAAATTTTTTAAGGTGATAGCTAAACATGATCTATATCTTAGAACAATGAACCATAGAATTAAAGCTAGATAAACTAAAGTTCATTCGTGCTATTTAAATAGATAATTTAACTTTGTTGTTATTTTGCATTTACCGACACATGTTATTGGTAAGAAACAAAATTGTCTTTTATGCATCAGCCTAACTTCTATGGATCTATGTACTTAGGAAAAGTTTAGTCAAAatgcaaaacagtcccgtttgaccgaaatagccgaattaaacggtataattagttgttcggaatttgataaaaatttacgtggtacCTAAAGTTTAagtagtagattaacatggtggtgttattttgttgaaattgtgatattttacaaatcgactgaaattgtgtttggtttaaatattctttataaataaattataataatttaatagaattgtcaatagagttgttagagttgttgttataccccaaaatttgcccgcaaaactccaatctaaaaattaggagtttcatataatcatggatttttatttcataaatatcctgacatatgaaatacttagtttttagaattgttcttatacagtattttggctcgctgtcgaatttattcttacgcaaacgccagttactgtttattacttcacacacgctatttatttgatatttatttacagataaatagtactgacgcaattggtacagaactaaatcttttgcaggtgCAGAGTCGAGGATTCAAactgtactggtaaacaagtaaattattactaatttttgtttcccactaacttttgtactatattccattattttcaaaatcttttcaaatctctttttttaaaaatcaaatcctaactttattctatgcatctctttttcccaacactatcatacactttctctcaaatcttacttccactcaaattttcttttttgtacgaaatcacttcattccccaacgtctctatccttcttttcattctataaatacctctcattttttccataaaatctcacatcaaattctaaaccatctctcaaatttc
This sequence is a window from Vicia villosa cultivar HV-30 ecotype Madison, WI unplaced genomic scaffold, Vvil1.0 ctg.002032F_1_1, whole genome shotgun sequence. Protein-coding genes within it:
- the LOC131637579 gene encoding uncharacterized protein LOC131637579, with translation MVISNGGDPGSLTISSVKRKFDELISVNSDLAPTLRKFKGKSDPITFYLEELPDGAPNATIPLLVRARMTNFDVRRVLVDEGSSVDIMYSHLFRTLQLDDSHLTPYVGSDLQGFNGATTKPWGYVELIVTFGEEEASRQVKTRFLVIDCKTLYNCIFGRPTLAELTAVPSTVHLKMKFYTKRGGVATINADIRAARRIFDASVKGLQLIAPPSDPNKKLRAEDNHPREDQHPPNVSSIDLDARFTDEELKNAKERRPKYEGRKALKAQALAVFVAEMTSISNCPTPTENKWTIYVDGASSNSGSGAGIILENDEGLIIEVSLVLSFTTSNNQAEYEALLAGLRLAEDVGAREVMIYTDSQLVASQVSDDYQSKNDTLAEYLTLVKEKMKRFSKADVAHIPREHNSRADILSKLASTRKKGGNKSVIQEILPRPSISKNAQALQVFAIGDDHCWMTPVYNFLTKEELPADAKEASAIKRRARSYTIIEDKLYRRGFSIPLHKCVDASQAFEILQELHEGINGQHLGGRSLARKALRAGYYWPTMQQDAKEHVRKCDKCQRHADMHLAPPNELKSLSSPWPFSTWGMDLLGPFPTSTKTI